Within the Herbaspirillum sp. RTI4 genome, the region GCGCCAGCAATAACGGCGACGCGGAGTGCCGTTCAGCGAAAGCCGCAGGAGCCAGAGAAAAAAAGATTTAGGGGAAGCGCGAGCAGCGAAGCTTAGGGTAAGAAGCGCAGTCGTACTTGAGTACGGCGACGATTTTGAATCCTTGCCGCCCTGAGATTGCGCCGCGCCAGATTTCTCCCTGCGCATCAGAACCTCTGAGTAAGCGTAGCGAGCGGCGCAAGGTCAGGGTAAGAAATGCAGCCGTACTTTGGCACGACGAGCATCGCAGCACTAATCCACGTCGCACACCAACTTCCCCACTTCAGCGTCAGAACCTCTGAGTAAGCGTAGCGAGCGACGCAAGCTCAGGGTAAGACGCGCAGTCGTACTTTGGCACGACGAGCATCGCAGCACTAATCCACGTCGCACACCAACTTCCCCACTTCAGCGTCAGAACCTCTGAGTAAGCGTAGCGAGCGACGCAAGCTCAGGGTAAGACGCGCAGTCGTACTTTGGCACGACGAGCATCGCAGCACTAATCCACGTCGCACACCAACTTCCCCACTTCAGCGTCAGAACCTCTGAGTAAGCGTAGCGAGCGACGCAAGGTCAGGGTAAGACGCGCAGCCGTACTTTGGCACGACGAGCATCGCAGCACTAATCCACGTCGCACACCAACTTCCCCACTTCAGCGTCAGAACCTCTGAGTAAGCGTAGCGAGCGGCGCAAGGTCAGGGTAAGAAGCGCAGCCGTACTTGAGTACGGCGAGCATCGCAGCCCTGAGATTGCGCCGCGCAGTAGCTTAATCAGAGGTTCTCAGAGGTTCTTGGGCTGGCCGCCTAGGAGAGCTGCCATTTTGCGCTTCGGCGCTTTCGCTGCTGCGCTTGTACCGGCCGCCGGCACCAGAGTGCTTTTTTCGGGAGCGGGGGTACTTGGTTCGTAAGGCTGCGAGAACCAGGGGTCTACTTTGTCGCGCCGACCGGCGGCAGATGACGGCGCTTTGCCGTAGCTGCTGCGTTCGCCGATCTGGGTGCTGGGCGCGGTTTCAACACGAGGCGGGCGCTCGCTGGATGGTCGTGCTGCAGACGCTGATCCGGTCGAGGCATGCGAACTGGAGCTACCGGAGTTACCGGAACTACGCGAGGGCTTGGCCACGAAGCCGGTCAGTTCGGCGCGCACGAACTGATGCTTGATCAGTTTTTCGATATCGACCAGCAGTCGCTCATCTTTGTCGGAATACAAAGAAATCGCATCGCCCGACGCGCCTGCGCGTCCGGTGCGGCCGATACGATGCACGTAGTCTTCGGCGTTGTAAGGCAAGTCCATGTTGATCACGCAAGGCAGTTCGGCAATATCGAGTCCGCGCGCGGCCACATCGGTCGCGACCAGCACTTCGATCTGGCCTTGCTTGAAGGCTTCCAGCGCTGCCATCCGTTCGCCCTGCGTTTTATCACCGTGAATCGCGGAGGCTTTCATGCCTTCGTTTTCCAGATGGCGCGCCAGTTTGGATGCGCCGATTTTGGTATTGGAAAAGACAATCACTTGCTTCAGATTGCGCTGACGAATCAGGAAACTGATCGCCTCGCTCTTGGTGTCTTCGGCAATTTTATAAATGGTTTGCGTAACGTTTTCGGCGGCGGCATTGCTGCGCGCAACTTCAATGATCAGCGGGTTGTTCTGGAAGCTGGCGGCCAGTTTCTTGATTTCCGCCGAGAAGGTCGCGGAAAACAGCAAGTTCTGGCGCTTCTTTGGCAGCAGATTGATGATGCGCTGCAAATCCGGCAAAAAGCCCATGTCGAGCATGCGATCGGCTTCGTCCATGACCAGGATCTGGGTCTGCGACAGGTTCACCGTCTTTTGCTGCACATGATCCAGCAGACGTCCCGGTGTGGCGATCACGATTTCCACGCCACCGCGCAAAATCGCGGTCTGGGCATTCATGTCGACGCCGCCAAACACCACGGTCGAACGAAGCGGGGTGAAGCGCGCGTACATTTTGACGTTATCAGCGACCTGATCGGCCAGTTCACGGGTCGGAGTGAGGATCAGGGCGCGCACCGGGTGACGCGCCGGCGAAGCGCTGCTGCTGGCGTGCGCCAGTAGCAATTGAATGATAGGCAAAGCGAAGCCGGCGGTTTTACCTGTTCCGGTTTGCGCTGCGCCCATGACGTCGCGGCCTTGCAGCACGATGGGGATGGCCTGCACCTGAATCGGCGTCGGATGGACATAGCCCTGCTCGCTCAATGCACGCAGAATGTCGGGAGAGAGCCCGAAGTCCTCGAAACGGATGGCGGCGGGAGTTTCAGCTACAGGCAATTCGGATAGGGACGAGGTGTCGGACATGTTCTAGACGAACCTTGCGGAGACAGGCACCTGATGTACAGGGCGCATTCGCTTAGAGGCTCTGTTATTTTCAGTGAATGGTGAACGCGGAGGATTCAAGACCGGCCTCAAGTAGAAAATTGGCTGGTCACTGCGTCGCATGGTTTGCAAGGTCAGCACCTTGCGAGTTGGTATTATACCCCGCTCGCCAGAGGGCCATGCGTTTGCCGCCGAAGTGGCGTCCGGCGGCGGTGCGGCAGCTTAGGAAATGGTGATGTCTAGCCCTGGCAGGCCGTCCACATGGCCTTGCAAGTGGTCGCCCTTGACTACCGGACCGACGCCGTCGGGCGTGCCGGTATAAATCAAATCGCCGGGGAAGAGTTCCACCATGCCGGACAGATAGGAAATGGTTTCTGCAACGCTCCAGATCAGATCGCTCAGATCACCCTGCTGGCGGAATTCGCCGTTGACTTTGACCCATATCGCGCCCTTGGAGAGGTCACCGGCATCGGCCGCAGGCAGCAGCGGGCCGCAAGGCGCGGACTGATCGAAGCCTTTGCTCAAATCCCAGGGACGGCCCATTTTTTTGGCGACGGCCTGCAAATCGCGGCGCGTCATATCCAGCCCGACGGCGTAGCCAAACACCAATTCCAGCGCCTGCTCTACGCTCACATTTTTGCCGCCCTTGTCGAGCGCAACCACCAGTTCAATCTCATGCTGATAATCGCTGGTCTGGCTGGGATAGGGAATCGTGCTGCCGCTGGCAACCACGGCATCGGCGGGCTTCATGAAAAAGAAGGGGGCTTCCCGGCTAGGATCGTGTCCCATTTCCCGCGCATGGGCAGCATAGTTACGACCAACGCAGTAGATCCGACGCACCGGAAACGGGTCGCCGCCGACAACGGCGACGGTAGGAACGGCTGGGGCTGGTATCGCGTAAGACATAGTTGAACTCCGTGGATAGTGACGCGGGGAAATGCGCATTTTATCCGGTATTGGCACAACCGTTCAGTGCGCCCCTGCCAGTGGCAAAATCGGTTCGTGCCGTTCGCCCTTGATACGCAGCACCAGCACCGCACCGACGAGGCACGCCGCGCCCATGATCATGGAAGACAGGTCGTAATTGCCTAAGCTGGCGCGCATCGAACCGGCCACCATGGTCGCGGTCGCCGCGCCCAATTGATGCCCTGCGACGATCCAGCCGAACACGACCGGCGCTGCCATCCGCCCGAAAATATCGTTGGCTAGTTTCACCGTCGGCGGTACGGTGGCGATCCAGTCGAGACCGTAAAACAAGGCGAAGATCGGCAAGCCGTAATAACCGAGTCCGAAAGCGTGCGGCAAAAATAGCAGCGCCAGCCCGCGCAATCCGTAGTACCAAAACAATAAGATGCGCGGATTGTAGCGATCCGACAGCCAGCCAGACAGGGTGGTACCGATCAGATCGAGGATACCCATCGTCGCCAGAAGACTGGCACCGCCCACCGCTGAAATACCGTAGTCGCCGCACATGGCGATGAATTGAGTGCCGATATAGCCGTTGGTACTCATGCCACAGACGAAGAAACTAAAAAACAGTAACCAGAAATCGCGTAATTTCACGGCGCTGCCCAGCGCAGAAAAAGCAATCACCAGCGGATTGCGCGGTTTGGCTGCCGGTGCCGCCGGGACATCGGCGTACTGACCCAAGAGTTTGAGTTTTAATTGTTCCGGACCCTCTGGTAAAAACAGGGCGACCAGGGGAATCGCCAGTGCCGCCACACCCGCCACCAGCCAGGTCACCGAGCGCCAGCCGAAATGCTCCACCATCCACGCCATCAAGGGCAAAAACACCATCTGACCGGTCGCCGCGCTGGCGGTCAGCAAGCCCATCGCCAATCCGCGCCGGGTTTCAAACCAGCGACTGACAATCGTGGCCGCCAGCGTATTGGCCGCTACGCCGCTGCCGGCACCGACGATCAGGCCCCAGGTCAGCACCATCTGCCACGGCATCGTCATCCAGGAACTGAGTGCCGTTCCCAAGGACAGCAAGACCAGTGCGCCCAGTACGATGCGACGCACGCCGAAACGCTGCATGGCGGCGGCGGAAAACGGGCCGATCAGACCGTACAAGGCAATATTGACCGAGATGGCAAAGGAGATGGTGGAACGGTTCCAGCCGAACTCATGCTCCAGAGGCACGATCATGACCGAGGGCGTGGCGCGTATCCCAGCGGCGGCCAGCAAGACCAGGAAAGTAATGCCGACCACAATCCACGCATAGTGGAAACGATGGCCAGTGCGTGCGGCGATGGCGCTGATCAAGGGCTTCATGGCTGGAGGTTCCAGATCGATGGGTGTCGCTTCATTTTTATTATTCCCTGATTTTTTTGTACTGACGCAAAAGGCCGCTGGCTAGCCGCATTGCCGTAGGCTGCAAGTAGCATGCCAAGTTGATGCAACAACGCCAGCGGTCTTTTTCGTCAGTCCTGGTTTTTTTAATTGAAATCTATCGCCCCTGCTCGATAGATAGCCCGCTACTTACACTTCTGCCAGCTTTTGATAACTGGCGTCCACCATGCCGTTCAATTCACGGTATTGGGATTCGCCCAGCAGGCGCACGATTTCTTCCTGCGCCTGTTTCCAGCCGGGTTGGGCTTGTGCATATTTTTGTCGGCCAAGTTCAGTCAATATCAGCCCGAACGATCGTTTGTCCGTCCCGGATTCGAGAGGCATGTCCACCGTCGCTATCCATTTCGCCGCAATCAGGGGCTTGAGCGTGCGGCTCATGGTGCTGCGCTCCATCCCCATTTCCGCAGCGAGCTGCAAATTGGCGATGGGGCCGATACGGCCGATGCGCGCCAGCAAAGAGTACTGGGTGATCGACAAAGCGTACGCCAGCAGATGATGATCATAAATGGCCGTGATACGGCGGCTGAGTCGCCGTAACCCGGAACAAGCGCAAACATCGAGAATTTTTTCCATGATATCCAATCGACTGTACATACAATGATGTATATACATACTAATAAGTCGAGTCCCTCATGTCAAGAATTCACATCGCCGCAGACCATCTGTGACGATGAATCGCCACAGAATATTTTCACTATCGATTGATTTGAGAGATTGGCCATCCATGCGCCCCGCCCCGTCCTCGAGCGAGGACAAGGAAAGACTGTGCCACGGAAAAATGTGTCAACGGGAGATTAAAAGCGCCAGGTGACACCGACGCCGAGTTGGCGATGCACTTCCGCCGTATTCAAGCCATATTTGAATCCGACATCGAAATCAAGATTTTTGGCCGGAGAATAAATCAGGCCTGTCAGTGCATAAGCAGGATTGGTATGGCTGGAAACGTCCGGATTACGTGCAATGCCAATATCACCCACGACTTTCCACTGCTCGCTTATTTCACGCACCAAAGCAGTCGACGCCTGCCACAGCCAGCGGCGGTTGGCCTGATCGTCGGATGGCAACTGGTAACGATTCATGGCTACGCCCAGATTGGTGTGCCAGGCCCAGGGACCGGAAACATGGGAAGAAATCAGCGCCGCTGAAGCACTGACGCGCCCGCTTCCCAGTCCCTGGTTCTGATCGCCGGTAGGCATTGACAAGAAGCTCTTGAGAGCGAAACTGGTGTCGTCCTGCTCAAAAAATCGCCACTTCCCGCCTATCGTGACATCGCTCAAACCAGCCGGTGCAAAATTGGAACGAGGCACATTGATGATGGCGTCAAGGTTTTGGGATACGCCGTAGGAGTAAGTGAAATTGGCGACTTCACCGCGCGTGGCCCGGCGTTGTATCCAGTCGGTATTGAGTTCGATCTGCTGATTGCCGGTATCTTGAGTGCCGGTATCGTCGGTCACCAAAGGGTGGACTGCGTGAGCAGCGTGCGCAGCTAAATACAGGCTTGCGAAAATAGTCAGATGTTTGATGTAGAACTTGGTGTAGAACTTCGTCATGGCAGCCATATAAAAA harbors:
- a CDS encoding DEAD/DEAH box helicase; translation: MSDTSSLSELPVAETPAAIRFEDFGLSPDILRALSEQGYVHPTPIQVQAIPIVLQGRDVMGAAQTGTGKTAGFALPIIQLLLAHASSSASPARHPVRALILTPTRELADQVADNVKMYARFTPLRSTVVFGGVDMNAQTAILRGGVEIVIATPGRLLDHVQQKTVNLSQTQILVMDEADRMLDMGFLPDLQRIINLLPKKRQNLLFSATFSAEIKKLAASFQNNPLIIEVARSNAAAENVTQTIYKIAEDTKSEAISFLIRQRNLKQVIVFSNTKIGASKLARHLENEGMKASAIHGDKTQGERMAALEAFKQGQIEVLVATDVAARGLDIAELPCVINMDLPYNAEDYVHRIGRTGRAGASGDAISLYSDKDERLLVDIEKLIKHQFVRAELTGFVAKPSRSSGNSGSSSSHASTGSASAARPSSERPPRVETAPSTQIGERSSYGKAPSSAAGRRDKVDPWFSQPYEPSTPAPEKSTLVPAAGTSAAAKAPKRKMAALLGGQPKNL
- a CDS encoding fumarylacetoacetate hydrolase family protein produces the protein MSYAIPAPAVPTVAVVGGDPFPVRRIYCVGRNYAAHAREMGHDPSREAPFFFMKPADAVVASGSTIPYPSQTSDYQHEIELVVALDKGGKNVSVEQALELVFGYAVGLDMTRRDLQAVAKKMGRPWDLSKGFDQSAPCGPLLPAADAGDLSKGAIWVKVNGEFRQQGDLSDLIWSVAETISYLSGMVELFPGDLIYTGTPDGVGPVVKGDHLQGHVDGLPGLDITIS
- a CDS encoding MFS transporter, with amino-acid sequence MKPLISAIAARTGHRFHYAWIVVGITFLVLLAAAGIRATPSVMIVPLEHEFGWNRSTISFAISVNIALYGLIGPFSAAAMQRFGVRRIVLGALVLLSLGTALSSWMTMPWQMVLTWGLIVGAGSGVAANTLAATIVSRWFETRRGLAMGLLTASAATGQMVFLPLMAWMVEHFGWRSVTWLVAGVAALAIPLVALFLPEGPEQLKLKLLGQYADVPAAPAAKPRNPLVIAFSALGSAVKLRDFWLLFFSFFVCGMSTNGYIGTQFIAMCGDYGISAVGGASLLATMGILDLIGTTLSGWLSDRYNPRILLFWYYGLRGLALLFLPHAFGLGYYGLPIFALFYGLDWIATVPPTVKLANDIFGRMAAPVVFGWIVAGHQLGAATATMVAGSMRASLGNYDLSSMIMGAACLVGAVLVLRIKGERHEPILPLAGAH
- a CDS encoding MarR family winged helix-turn-helix transcriptional regulator; the encoded protein is MEKILDVCACSGLRRLSRRITAIYDHHLLAYALSITQYSLLARIGRIGPIANLQLAAEMGMERSTMSRTLKPLIAAKWIATVDMPLESGTDKRSFGLILTELGRQKYAQAQPGWKQAQEEIVRLLGESQYRELNGMVDASYQKLAEV
- a CDS encoding transporter; the protein is MTKFYTKFYIKHLTIFASLYLAAHAAHAVHPLVTDDTGTQDTGNQQIELNTDWIQRRATRGEVANFTYSYGVSQNLDAIINVPRSNFAPAGLSDVTIGGKWRFFEQDDTSFALKSFLSMPTGDQNQGLGSGRVSASAALISSHVSGPWAWHTNLGVAMNRYQLPSDDQANRRWLWQASTALVREISEQWKVVGDIGIARNPDVSSHTNPAYALTGLIYSPAKNLDFDVGFKYGLNTAEVHRQLGVGVTWRF